Proteins from a genomic interval of Arachis hypogaea cultivar Tifrunner chromosome 10, arahy.Tifrunner.gnm2.J5K5, whole genome shotgun sequence:
- the LOC112714412 gene encoding heat stress transcription factor A-4c, with product MDEVQGSSSSLPPFLTKTYEMVDDPSTNSIVSWSDSSRSFVVWNPPEFARVLLPKFFKHNNFSSFIRQLNTYGFKKIDPEQWEFSNDDFVRGQPNLMKNIHRRKPVHSHSLQTLHGQVAIPLTESERKSLKDEIEKLKHDKQQQILELQRQEQEWENFKLKIDCTKERLETMEKRQQNMISSISQVLHKPGAALNLLTLTENMERKRRLPKGSSHFTDEASIEDPMEISQVLPSENAESSDFVTSCIERMNQLESTLVFWEYIAQDVNETLVQSHSNLDVDESTSCPDSPALSSVQLDDEVQPKSSGIDMNSEPALPSDTVALKEQPVGTTPAATGVNDKFWEQFLTENPGSTELQEAQSERMDSDNRKNEGKPSAHGKFWWNMRNVNNLPEQMGHS from the exons ATGGATGAAGTTCAGGGAAGTTCAAGTTCCTTACCTCCATTTCTCACAAAGACATATGAGATGGTGGATGATCCTTCCACCAATTCCATTGTATCATGGAGTGACAGCAGCAGGAGTTTTGTTGTTTGGAATCCACCAGAGTTTGCAAGGGTCTTGTTACCAAAATTCTTTAAGCACAATAACTTCTCAAGCTTTATCAGACAGCTCAACACTTAT GGCTTTAAGAAGATTGACCCTGAACAATGGGAATTTTCCAATGATGATTTTGTAAGAGGTCAACCAAATCTTATGAAGAATATTCATAGGCGCAAACCGGTTCATAGCCATTCTTTGCAGACTCTACATGGACAAGTGGCTATTCCGCTAACCGAGTCAGAACGGAAGAGTCTGAAAGATGAGATTGAAAAGCTTAAGCATGATAAACAACAACAGATTCTGGAGTTACAGAGACAAGAACAAGAGTGGGaaaattttaagttaaaaataGATTGCACAAAGGAGCGTTTGGAAACAATGGAAAAGAGGCAACAAAATATGATTTCTTCTATTTCTCAAGTGCTGCATAAACCTGGGGCTGCATTAAATCTGTTGACACTGACAGAAAACATGGAAAGAAAACGAAGGTTGCCAAAAGGCAGCAGTCACTTTACTGATGAAGCTAGCattgaagatcctatggaaaTATCCCAAGTGTTACCTAGTGAAAATGCAGAGAGTAGTGACTTCGTCACATCATGCATAGAACGAATGAATCAGCTCGAGTCAACCCTGGTATTTTGGGAATATATTGCACAAGATGTGAATGAAACCCTTGTTCAAAGTCATTCAAACTTGGATGTTGATGAATCCACAAGTTGTCCAGACAGTCCAGCACTATCTAGTGTGCAACTCGATGATGAAGTTCAGCCTAAGTCATCCGGGATAGACATGAATTCTGAGCCAGCTTTACCTTCTGATACTGTTGCATTGAAGGAACAACCTGTTGGAACTACCCCTGCAGCTACTGGTGTTAACGACAAATTCTGGGAACAATTCTTGACAGAGAATCCTGGTTCAACAGAACTGCAAGAGGCACAATCAGAAAGAATGGATTCGGACAACAGAAAGAATGAAGGAAAGCCTAGTGCACATGGCAAGTTTTGGTGGAACATGAGGAATGTAAATAATCTTCCAGAACAGATGGGTCATTCTTAG
- the LOC112714409 gene encoding uncharacterized protein, giving the protein MTGSIEKMKKAYILAKRYEWEEFGKFFRENKELLDKEIDLHKSTAFHYAAHCGRPSMYKEMLEMVDDPVGIQHVLRLQDDMGNTPLHEVAFVGEVEMTDHILKYNDDDSEQFKPLLFMKNNLGETPVYRAAALGKTKLLQHFLCVLNIDLSPHFHRNDSMSILHTAVIDQFFGTALWLLKRYGDELADLKDDNGLTTLQLLATMPSTFRSQTQMGAFKNFIYPMLPKYQDYQFYQDEEPIKRREDLESGEKGINQWSHPYQGNHSAFFWLWYSMWKAMAKEWKGIEKLWRKKEMHKLAEELVRLLAEKDKSWQQTSIATDRTVSMGSAGSFKKEQKGKEKKDQASEKQEEKSKDQQKHAEKPAYTPLLMAACNGILEIVEVIIRFHPQSIEHVSDDEQNILYMAVKHRQLEVYRLLKKLKMVRRLAGKIDKLGNTVLHYTAEFQGGHQPGYALQLQEELHWFERIEKRLPYHYTIHYNKEDNKTAKQLFQERHNDLLREARNWIKETAQSCSAVAVLVATVVFAAAYTVPGGTDDNGLPRFLHHPIFLVFTIMDVVSLASSLASVVMFLSILTSPCEMWDFRSSLPRKLMAGFAFLFFSMATTMMSFSATVLINIKLEKNKWTSTLTYSAAFFPVSIFAMMQFPLYVAMRGCLRSTLKRLKKITPRYIRNLLKRSKRKKIWDI; this is encoded by the exons ATGACAGGAtcaatagagaagatgaagaaggcaTATATATTGGCAAAGAGATATGAATGGGAAGAGTTTGGAAAATTCTTCCGGGAAAACAAGGAGCTATTGGACAAGGAAATTGATCTGCACAAGAGCACTGCATTCCACTATGCTGCACACTGTGGGAGGCCAAGCATGTACAAGGAGATGCTAGAGATGGTGGATGATCCAGTAGGAATCCAACACGTGCTGAGGTTGCAGGATGACATGGGGAACACGCCACTTCACGAGGTTGCCTTTGTCGGAGAGGTGGAGATGACTGACCACATACTAAAGTACAATGATGATGATAGTGAACAGTTTAAACCCTTGCTGTTCATGAAGAACAACCTTGGTGAGACTCCTGTTTATAGAGCTGCTGCACTTGGCAAGACCAAGTTGCTTCAACACTTTCTTTGTGTCTTGAACATTGACTTAAGCCCACATTTTCACCGAAATGATAGTATGTCCATTCTTCACACTGCTGTTATTGACCAATTCTTTG GCACCGCTTTATGGCTATTGAAAAGGTATGGGGATGAGCTTGCTGATCTAAAGGATGACAATGGACTAACAACTCTTCAATTGCTAGCAACAATGCCTTCTACATTTAGGAGTCAAACCCAAATGGGAGCCTTCAAAAATTTCATATATCCTA TGCTTCCTAAGTATCAAGATTATCAATTCTACCAAGATGAGGAACCTATTAAGAGAAGGGAAGACTTAGAAAGTGGTGAGAAAGGCATAAATCAATGGTCTCACCCATACCAAGGGAATCACTCAG CTTTCTTTTGGTTGTGGTATTCTATGTGGAAGGCTATGGCCAAAG AATGGAAGGGGATTGAAAAACTTTGGAGGAAAAAAGAAATGCACAAGTTAGCAGAGGAACTTGTTCGCTTATTAGCAGAGAAAGACAAATCATGGCAACAGACCTCTATTGCAACAGACAGGACAGTTTCCATGGGAAGTGCAGGTTCTTTCAAAAaggaacaaaaaggaaaagagaaaaaagatcAAGCATCagaaaaacaagaagagaaaTCAAAGGATCAGCAAAAGCATGCTGAGAAACCTGCTTATACTCCATTGCTTATGGCTGCTTGCAATGGAATCCTGGAGATAGTTGAAGTAATAATTCGTTTTCATCCTCAGTCAATCGAGCACGTTAGTGACGACGAGCAGAATATACTGTACATGGCTGTCAAACACCGGCAACTGGAGGTTTACAGGCTGTTGAAGAAACTGAAGATGGTGAGAAGGCTTGCAGGGAAAATAGATAAGTTAGGGAACACTGTCCTACATTACACTGCAGAGTTTCAAGGGGGACACCAACCCGGCTATGCTCTCCAGTTACAAGAGGAGTTACATTGGTTTGAA CGCATAGAAAAGAGGCTGCCTTACCATTACACCATCCACTACAACAAGGAAGATAACAAAACAGCAAAGCAACTTTTCCAGGAAAGGCATAACGACCTGTTGAGGGAGGCTCGCAATTGGATAAAAGAAACAGCTCAGTCATGCTCTGCGGTGGCTGTCCTTGTGGCCACCGTGGTGTTCGCAGCAGCCTACACTGTCCCCGGAGGGACGGACGACAATGGCCTCCCTAGGTTCCTCCATCACCCCATTTTCTTGGTGTTCACAATCATGGATGTTGTGTCTCTGGCAAGCTCATTGGCTTCGGTTGTTATGTTCCTCTCAATCCTCACATCTCCCTGTGAGATGTGGGATTTCCGGAGCTCTCTGCCGCGAAAACTAATGGCAGGTTTCGCCTTCTTGTTCTTCTCAATGGCCACAACAATGATGTCGTTCAGTGCAACTGTTCTTATCAACATAAAGTTGGAGAAGAACAAATGGACTTCAACATTGACTTACAGTGCAGCTTTCTTCCCTGTCAGCATATTTGCAATGATGCAATTCCCTTTGTATGTTGCCATGAGAGGATGTCTTAGGAGCACCCTCAAGAGGCTTAAGAAGATCACTCCTCGCTACATCCGCAATCTCCTCAAAAGGAGTAAGAGAAAGAAAATATGGGATATTTGA
- the LOC112714414 gene encoding U-box domain-containing protein 17 has protein sequence MASGAIFSSLRRRRSPSLEAFLAPVDLTDVALVQTLAHVATELVTCFSDRPFFFQRKNSRSLIRKVEVFQLLLEYLSDSSGACLPPTAVLCLKELYLLLYRSKILLDYCAQSCKLWLLLQNHSISGHFHDLNQEISTLLDVFPIGDIGLSKDVREQVELLQKQSRKARLFIDKNDDALRIRFFAFFDEFESGKIPDSAELRDFYVDKLRILDARSCRSEIEGLEEQIVNHEGDIEPTISVLNGFVAMTRYCRFLIFGFEEDELALDNGVQKKIKKRLITQEIAETFMTVPKDFCCPISLDLMQDPVIISTGQTYDRSSISRWMDEGHTTCPKTGQMLAHNRLVPNRALRNLIVQWCSAHGIPLEQPEVMDPMAETFASACPSRTSLEANRATATLLIQQLANGSQAGKTVAAREIRMLAKTGKDNRAFIAEAGAIPHLRNLLSSPNAVAQENCVTALLNLSIFDKNKSRIMDEEGCLGSIVNVLRFGHTTEARENAAATLFSLSAVHDYKKRIADKTGAVEALAGLLQEGTSRGKKDAVTALFNLSTHTENCVRMIEAGAVTALVGALGNEGVAEEAAGALALIVRQPVGAKAVVKEEAAVAGLIGMMRCGTPRGKENAVAALLELCRSGGAAATERVVKAPSLAGLLQTLLFTGTKRARRKAASLARVFQRCEALHYGGLGVGYAFASNSAATRDTSFAGDVSVPMSISVPVL, from the coding sequence ATGGCTTCAGGGGCTATATTCTCGTCGCTGCGGCGGAGAAGGTCACCGTCGTTGGAAGCATTTCTGGCCCCCGTTGACTTGACAGACGTTGCACTCGTCCAAACGCTCGCTCACGTGGCCACCGAGCTCGTCACGTGCTTCTCCGATCGACCCTTCTTCTTCCAGCGCAAGAATTCCAGGTCCCTGATCCGAAAAGTGGAAGTCTTTCAGCTGCTCCTGGAGTACCTTAGCGATTCTTCAGGCGCGTGTCTTCCACCTACCGCCGTGCTCTGCCTCAAGGAGCTGTACCTGCTTCTCTATCGGTCCAAAATTCTTCTTGATTACTGTGCTCAATCGTGTAAGTTGTGGCTTTTGCTTCAGAACCATTCGATTTCTGGCCATTTCCATGATTTGAACCAGGAAATTTCAACCCTTTTGGATGTTTTCCCAATTGGGGATATTGGGTTGAGTAAGGATGTTAGGGAACAAGTTGAGCTCTTGCAGAAGCAATCGAGGAAGGCTAGGTTGTTTATAGACAAGAATGATGATGCACTTAGGATAAGATTTTTCGCTTTTTTTGATGAATTTGAGAGTGGGAAGATTCCTGATTCTGCTGAATTGAGGGATTTCTATGTTGATAAGCTTAGGATTTTGGATGCTAGGAGTTGTAGAAGTGAAATTGAGGGTTTGGAAGAGCAGATTGTTAATCATGAAGGGGACATTGAGCCTACAATTTCTGTGCTCAATGGTTTTGTGGCGATGACTCGGTATTGCAGGTTCTTGATCTTTGGGTTTGAGGAGGATGAACTTGCTTTGGATAATGGGGTTCAGAAAAAGATCAAGAAGAGATTGATTACTCAGGAAATCGCCGAAACATTTATGACTGTTCCAAAGGACTTTTGCTGCCCAATATCATTGGATTTGATGCAAGACCCGGTGATAATTTCCACAGGGCAAACATATGATAGGAGTTCCATTTCCAGGTGGATGGATGAAGGCCACACGACTTGTCCGAAAACAGGGCAAATGCTTGCCCACAATCGCCTTGTTCCGAACCGTGCGCTGAGGAATTTGATAGTGCAGTGGTGCTCTGCACATGGAATTCCACTCGAACAGCCAGAAGTTATGGATCCAATGGCTGAAACTTTTGCATCAGCTTGTCCATCCAGAACTTCCCTTGAAGCCAACAGAGCCACAGCGACACTTCTCATCCAGCAGCTCGCTAATGGGTCGCAAGCCGGGAAGACTGTTGCTGCTAGGGAGATAAGAATGCTAGCCAAAACTGGTAAAGACAACCGCGCTTTCATTGCAGAAGCGGGGGCAATTCCTCATCTTCGAAATTTACTATCATCTCCTAATGCTGTTGCTCAGGAGAATTGTGTAACTGCATTGCTCAACCTATCCATTTTCGACAAGAACAAAAGCCGGATCATGGATGAGGAAGGGTGTCTTGGATCGATTGTCAATGTCTTGAGATTCGGCCACACAACAGAAGCAAGGGAAAATGCTGCTGCAACATTGTTCAGCTTATCTGCAGTTCATGACTATAAGAAGAGGATTGCAGATAAGACGGGAGCTGTCGAAGCTTTGGCAGGATTGTTGCAAGAGGGGACTTCAAGAGGAAAGAAGGATGCTGTAACGGCTTTGTTCAATCTTTCCACTCACACGGAGAATTGTGTTAGAATGATAGAGGCAGGCGCAGTAACGGCTCTAGTTGGAGCTTTGGGGAATGAAGGAGTCGCGGAGGAAGCAGCAGGTGCCTTGGCCTTGATCGTCCGGCAGCCGGTTGGAGCCAAAGCAGTGGTGAAGGAAGAGGCAGCAGTTGCCGGATTGATTGGCATGATGCGTTGTGGAACACCAAGAGGTAAAGAGAATGCAGTTGCAGCATTGTTGGAGTTGTGCCGGAGTGGCGGTGCAGCTGCAACAGAAAGGGTGGTTAAGGCACCATCTTTGGCCGGATTACTTCAGACCTTGCTTTTTACCGGAACAAAGCGAGCGAGACGAAAGGCAGCTTCACTTGCAAGAGTGTTTCAGAGATGTGAAGCTTTACATTATGGTGGATTAGGTGTAGGGTATGCATTTGCCAGCAATTCTGCAGCAACTAGGGATACAAGCTTTGCTGGTGATGTTTCAGTGCCAATGTCCATTTCTGTCCCAGTTTTATAG
- the LOC112714413 gene encoding uncharacterized protein, which produces MMMKWGGRKAGSSSPSVSSHHHASSFSWFSKLKHMRINSSSSEPTTTTHHANIKKQKPPYQNHTSDAVTTASSTLADDASSSLFHDEDDFIDSSSSFPAAARRNSSAMKHTAREGALISNNKNKLKKENKESGIIPKEERKFVDDRKVEMEMQEYTRDDKEYENLRRRFERKAQKVLQEQLFNLEKERGRESRKLVQEIKDVEMQLDSPRTICTPRIHYSLPSSSDSKSSNSVRSKKNNNILEKKMMMNPTDEELNLNLNLKVKTKKKKQDGSSSREIIHQRRKSKHSPRIRIHSPRMSSPKIDQVCRIKAIEDMKKARLKMKKEREEIIVQEALLTKGSEDRFAVIKCSLDPRKDFRDSMIEMIIEKQIRNPEEMEELLACYLTLNADEYHDLIIQVFRQVWFQMSYGA; this is translated from the coding sequence ATGATGATGAAGTGGGGAGGAAGAAAAGctggttcttcttctccttctgtgTCTTCTCATCAccatgcttcttctttttcttggttctctAAATTAAAGCACATGAGAATCAACTCATCATCATCCGAGCCAACTACTACTACTCATCATGCAAACATCAAGAAGCAGAAGCCACCATACCAGAATCATACTTCTGATGCTGTTACTACTGCTTCTTCTACTCTTGCTGatgatgcttcttcttctttattccaCGATGAAGATGATTTTATTGACTCTTCTTCAAGTTTCCCTGCTGCTGCTAGAAGAAACAGTAGTGCTATGAAGCATACAGCAAGAGAAGGTGCTCTCATcagcaacaacaagaacaagttgAAGAAGGAGAACAAGGAGAGTGGTATTATtccaaaggaagaaagaaaatttGTGGATGATAGGAAGGTTGAAATGGAGATGCAAGAGTACACTAGAGATGACAAGGAATATGAAAACTTAAGGAGGAGATTTGAGAGGAAAGCTCAAAAGGTTTTGCAAGAACAACTCTTCAACttagaaaaagaaagaggaagagaatcAAGAAAATTAGTACAAGAGATCAAAGATGTGGAGATGCAGTTGGATTCACCAAGAACAATATGCACACCAAGGATACATTATTCACTTCCATCTTCATCTGATTCGAAGAGTTCGAATTCTGTTAGAAGtaagaagaataataatattttggagaagaaaatgatgatgaatccTACTGATGAGGAGTTGAACTTAAACTTGAACTTGAAGGTGAAgaccaagaaaaagaagcaagATGGAAGCAGCAGCAGAGAAATTATTCATCAGAGGAGGAAATCAAAGCATAGCCCCAGAATCAGAATACATTCTCCAAGGATGTCTTCTCCCAAGATTGATCAAGTTTGCAGAATAAAGGCTATAGAAGACATGAAGAAAGCAAGACtgaagatgaagaaagaaagagaggagatTATTGTGCAGGAAGCACTACTCACAAAAGGGTCAGAAGATAGATTTGCTGTTATAAAATGTTCATTGGATCCAAGAAAAGATTTCAGAGACTCTATGATTGAGATGATCATTGAGAAGCAGATTAGAAACCCAGAAGAAATGGAAGAGCTTCTGGCATGTTATCTGACATTGAATGCTGATGAGTATCATGATCTCATCATTCAAGTTTTCAGGCAAGTTTGGTTTCAAATGAGCTATGGTGCTTAA